Part of the Terriglobia bacterium genome, ACCTTCGAAGTGGGCAAGGCGATCAAGGAGATCAAGGCCGGCAAGGTGGAGTTCCGGGTGGACAAGGCCGGGATCGTGCACTGCGCGATCGGCAAGATCCAGTTCGACGCCGCGAAGCTGGCGGAAAACGCGCACGCGGTGCTGGCGGCCATCACCAAGGCCAAGCCTGCGGCGGCCAAAGGCAAGTACATCCAGAAAATCACGCTGACCTCCACGATGGGGCCGGGGATCCTGATTGACCTGGTCGACGCGGAAACAGCGATCGCCGCAGCGGCATAGCGGAGCGGGAAACCATGAAAAAGCGCAGCGAAAAGCAACAGGACCTGGACAAGCTGAAGACCGAGCTGGCCAAGGTGTCGACGGTGATCCTGACGACGTTTCAGGGCATCACGGTGGAAGACGACACGCGGCTGCGCCGCGCGGTGCAGGCGGCGGGCGGGCGCTACAAGGTGGTGAAGAATACGCTGGCGGAGCGCGCCGGGGTGGGCACTTCCGCGGAGCCGCTGCTCAAGGACCTCAAGGGCACGCATTCCATCGCCTACACGGATACGGATCCGGTGGCGCTGGCGAAGGCGCTGACCAAGGTGGCCAAGGATGTGCCGGCGTTCAAGTTCAAGGCCGGAGTGGTGGAAGGGCGCGTGTTGTCGATCGCGGAGATTCAGCAACTGGCGAGCCTGCCGTCGAAGGAGGAACTGATCAGTAAGATCATGTTCCTGCTGAACGCGCCGGCGCAGCGCATCGCCGCGGCGCTCAACGCTCTGCCGCGCAACCTGGCGGTAACGGTGAGCGAGGCCGTGAAGGCCAACAAGTTTGGGTCCTAACCCGCAAGGGCCGGGTGGCGCGAGCCTCCCGGGAAGGTCCAATAACAATTCATTTTGTTCTTGAGAGGAGAAGAAACAGTCATGGCGAAAGTGGAGACGATACTGGACGAGATCAAGGGGCTGACGCTTCTGGAAGCCTCGGATCTCGTAAAGAAAATGGAAGAAGCCTTCGGGGTTTCCGCGGCAGCGGCGACGTCGGTGGTAGTGGCGGGCGGCGGGGCAGCGGGAGCGGCACCGGCGGAAGAGAAAACGGAGTTCGCCGTGGTGCTGACCGACGTGGGCGCGAACAAGATCAACGTCATCAAGGCGGTGCGCGAAGTGACGAGCCTGGGGCTGAAGGAAGCCAAGGACCTCGTGGATGGCGCGCCGAAGACCGTCAAAGAGGGCGTGAACAAGGACGAGGCGGCCA contains:
- the rplL gene encoding 50S ribosomal protein L7/L12, whose translation is MAKVETILDEIKGLTLLEASDLVKKMEEAFGVSAAAATSVVVAGGGAAGAAPAEEKTEFAVVLTDVGANKINVIKAVREVTSLGLKEAKDLVDGAPKTVKEGVNKDEAATIKKKFEDAGAKVEIK
- the rplJ gene encoding 50S ribosomal protein L10, translating into MKKRSEKQQDLDKLKTELAKVSTVILTTFQGITVEDDTRLRRAVQAAGGRYKVVKNTLAERAGVGTSAEPLLKDLKGTHSIAYTDTDPVALAKALTKVAKDVPAFKFKAGVVEGRVLSIAEIQQLASLPSKEELISKIMFLLNAPAQRIAAALNALPRNLAVTVSEAVKANKFGS